In the genome of Spartinivicinus poritis, one region contains:
- a CDS encoding Maf family protein, whose translation MTDFQLILASSSPYRKALLSKLQLAFLCRSPDIDEKPLINELPEQIAKRLTIAKAAAVAKHYEGTCHLIISSDQVASLKDQLLGKPGNFQNAQQQLRASSGNTVIFYTGLCVWNCKTNEHLYATSQTKVIFKVLTDQAINRYLQIDQPFDCAGSFKCESLGIALFSKLETDDPNSLVGLPLIKLVNMLERMGVKVL comes from the coding sequence ATGACTGATTTTCAACTAATCCTAGCGTCCAGCTCACCCTACCGCAAAGCATTATTAAGCAAACTACAGCTCGCTTTCCTATGCAGGTCACCTGATATTGATGAAAAGCCGCTGATTAATGAGCTACCAGAGCAAATAGCAAAGCGCCTGACCATTGCCAAAGCAGCTGCAGTTGCCAAACATTATGAAGGTACCTGTCATTTGATTATCAGCTCTGATCAGGTAGCCAGCCTTAAAGACCAACTCTTAGGCAAGCCAGGTAACTTTCAAAATGCCCAGCAGCAGCTAAGAGCCAGTAGTGGTAATACCGTTATTTTTTATACAGGGCTATGCGTTTGGAATTGCAAGACTAACGAGCACCTTTATGCAACCTCACAAACCAAAGTTATATTCAAGGTGCTAACAGACCAGGCTATTAATCGGTATTTACAAATCGACCAACCTTTCGATTGTGCAGGTAGTTTTAAGTGTGAGTCGCTAGGTATTGCTTTATTTTCCAAACTGGAAACTGACGACCCAAACAGTTTAGTTGGACTTCCACTGATCAAGCTAGTAAACATGCTAGAAAGGATGGGAGTAAAAGTGCTTTAA
- a CDS encoding YceD family protein translates to MLEGHLPKIVDPRRLAKQSVSLKGRWPVADLEQLANYLTNTEGEVEADLNFSQDAEGHFVISGQLTAQVQMTCQRCLEPVSLSVTSDILLAVVWSDESGKQLPDNLDPIVVADEHLSLARLIDEELILNLPIVPAHEDPVCQPQMEWLDPDAEDDSAVSEQPKNPFAVLASLKKSKT, encoded by the coding sequence ATGTTAGAAGGTCATTTACCCAAAATAGTTGATCCCCGACGACTGGCTAAGCAAAGTGTCAGCTTAAAGGGGCGTTGGCCTGTTGCTGATCTTGAGCAGTTAGCAAATTACCTTACCAATACTGAAGGTGAGGTTGAGGCTGATTTGAATTTTTCTCAAGATGCAGAAGGTCACTTTGTTATTTCTGGGCAGCTGACTGCCCAAGTGCAGATGACCTGCCAGCGTTGCTTAGAGCCTGTCTCACTAAGTGTAACGAGCGATATCCTGCTGGCTGTTGTCTGGAGTGATGAATCCGGCAAGCAATTGCCTGATAATCTGGATCCGATCGTGGTTGCTGATGAACACCTTTCATTAGCCAGGTTGATAGATGAAGAACTTATTCTAAATCTACCAATTGTACCTGCTCACGAGGACCCAGTTTGCCAGCCGCAAATGGAGTGGTTAGACCCTGATGCTGAAGATGACTCAGCAGTATCAGAGCAACCCAAAAACCCATTCGCAGTGTTGGCTTCCTTGAAAAAGTCGAAGACTTAA
- the rpmF gene encoding 50S ribosomal protein L32 — protein sequence MAVQQNRKTRSKRGMRRAHDSLTSAALTVDASTGETHRRHHVSPDGFYRGRKVVASKDDE from the coding sequence ATGGCTGTTCAACAAAACCGTAAAACTCGGTCTAAGCGTGGTATGCGTCGTGCACACGATAGCTTGACGAGTGCTGCGTTAACTGTGGATGCTTCCACGGGTGAAACCCATCGTCGTCATCATGTTTCGCCAGATGGCTTTTACCGTGGTCGTAAAGTCGTAGCTAGCAAAGACGACGAGTAA
- the plsX gene encoding phosphate acyltransferase PlsX: MTQLTTIALDVMGGDLGPRSTIVAAVQWLSLQPKRSCQLILVGDRTLIQRHLTAFPDQSTQFDIVHAPDVIGMADKPTWALRAKPKASMRQAIELVASGQADACVSAGNTGALMVIGRYVLKTLPGIDRPAIVSRLPTRKGVSYLLDLGANVDCHSEHLYQFAVLAALLVKCLHSVDSPTIGLLNVGSEAIKGNEQVRLARQLIESNPKLNFTGYVEGNQLFQGQTSVVVCDGFVGNVALKTSEGLAEFILESIQEMAGPWLRNPLTRWFTKRFFYKLHQQIDPRIYNGACLLGLQGTVVKSHGHADSLGFSWAIEQAYQQAQLKLPQVLNEALEAWLEID, encoded by the coding sequence TTGACCCAGTTAACGACCATTGCGCTTGACGTAATGGGTGGGGACCTGGGTCCCCGCAGCACTATAGTTGCTGCCGTTCAGTGGTTAAGCCTTCAGCCCAAACGTTCTTGTCAGCTTATCCTAGTGGGTGATCGCACCCTCATTCAACGTCATTTAACAGCCTTTCCTGATCAATCTACTCAATTTGATATTGTTCATGCCCCAGATGTTATTGGAATGGCTGATAAGCCAACCTGGGCATTGCGTGCCAAACCGAAAGCCTCCATGCGCCAGGCAATTGAGCTGGTTGCATCGGGTCAGGCAGATGCCTGTGTGAGTGCAGGTAATACGGGGGCTCTGATGGTGATTGGCCGGTATGTGCTAAAAACACTGCCTGGTATTGATCGGCCGGCAATAGTCAGTCGGTTACCTACTCGGAAGGGGGTAAGCTATCTACTGGATTTGGGAGCCAATGTCGATTGTCATTCAGAGCATCTGTATCAGTTTGCTGTGCTGGCAGCATTATTAGTCAAATGTTTACATAGCGTAGATTCTCCAACTATTGGCTTATTGAATGTAGGTAGTGAAGCGATTAAGGGAAATGAGCAAGTGCGGCTGGCGAGACAGCTGATTGAAAGCAATCCAAAGCTTAACTTTACAGGTTATGTTGAAGGCAACCAGCTGTTTCAGGGGCAGACTTCGGTTGTTGTTTGTGATGGTTTTGTTGGGAATGTGGCATTAAAAACCAGTGAAGGGTTGGCGGAATTTATTTTAGAGTCAATACAGGAAATGGCTGGGCCTTGGTTGCGGAACCCGCTAACCCGCTGGTTTACGAAACGCTTTTTTTACAAGCTACATCAGCAAATTGATCCCAGAATATACAATGGTGCTTGCTTGCTAGGCTTGCAAGGAACTGTGGTAAAAAGCCATGGTCATGCTGATAGTTTAGGTTTTAGCTGGGCAATTGAGCAGGCTTATCAGCAAGCCCAGCTTAAGTTACCTCAAGTGTTGAATGAAGCCCTAGAAGCTTGGCTCGAAATAGACTAA
- the fabD gene encoding ACP S-malonyltransferase, giving the protein MTTQFAFAFPGQGSQQVGMLSAIAAEQSVIQETFAEASAALGYDLWQLVQQGPAEALNQTEQTQPAILTASVALWRLWQAKTAATPALMAGHSLGEYSALVCAESLSLADAVKLVRLRGRLMQEAVAEGEGAMAAVIGLDDEAVAEACTETAGQQVVAPVNYNSPGQVVIAGHREAVERAMVVAKDKGAKKVMPLPVSVPSHCLLMKPAAEKLAEALAEIDVSQPKIPVLQNVTAATANTVEQLRDNLVKQLYNPVLWVNTVQAIADAGVDTIYECGPGKVLSGLNKRINRRLTVASLEQLEALEAAVAALNAN; this is encoded by the coding sequence ATGACGACACAATTTGCCTTTGCATTTCCCGGCCAGGGATCGCAACAAGTAGGTATGCTGTCAGCAATTGCTGCTGAGCAGTCAGTGATTCAGGAAACATTTGCTGAGGCATCTGCTGCGCTTGGCTATGATTTGTGGCAGCTGGTTCAACAAGGACCTGCTGAAGCACTGAATCAAACTGAGCAGACCCAACCAGCAATACTCACCGCTAGTGTGGCTTTATGGCGTTTATGGCAAGCAAAAACGGCAGCTACCCCTGCGCTGATGGCTGGACATAGCTTGGGAGAGTATTCGGCGCTGGTTTGTGCAGAGTCCCTGTCATTAGCTGATGCGGTTAAGCTGGTCAGGCTGAGAGGGCGCTTAATGCAGGAGGCTGTTGCTGAAGGGGAAGGTGCGATGGCTGCAGTGATCGGTCTTGATGATGAGGCAGTAGCAGAGGCATGTACTGAAACAGCTGGGCAGCAAGTAGTAGCACCTGTTAACTATAATTCTCCTGGCCAAGTTGTGATTGCTGGGCATCGTGAAGCTGTTGAACGTGCCATGGTTGTGGCAAAGGACAAAGGCGCTAAAAAAGTGATGCCTTTACCAGTCAGTGTGCCTTCCCACTGTTTGTTAATGAAGCCGGCTGCAGAGAAACTAGCTGAAGCACTAGCCGAAATTGATGTAAGTCAGCCCAAAATACCTGTATTGCAGAATGTGACTGCTGCAACAGCAAATACAGTAGAACAGCTTCGAGATAATTTAGTTAAGCAGTTATATAACCCTGTACTATGGGTAAATACTGTTCAGGCGATTGCTGATGCGGGTGTTGACACTATTTATGAGTGTGGCCCTGGTAAAGTGCTATCTGGCTTAAATAAGCGTATTAATCGTCGTTTAACGGTGGCTTCATTGGAGCAGCTTGAAGCACTTGAAGCGGCAGTGGCTGCGTTAAATGCCAATTAA